From Hermetia illucens chromosome 6, iHerIll2.2.curated.20191125, whole genome shotgun sequence, one genomic window encodes:
- the LOC119659024 gene encoding SET and MYND domain-containing protein 5 isoform X2, protein MIARRPFKTGETIFEEEPFVSCQFSWNQTYGYLACDHCMRPLETSERNVQRLANDPSITLPLPEYCPTQQWMEQFTQCPQCGIRYCSEDCRIEANKKYHTVACMGNRRYDETHPINILNEKWKKMHYPPETGTIMLIVRILAMYKQSRDKEEFLETLKQFQSIVVNEELQIFHKMLGTNFESQLSDLFQTFCHAFSSEEFAMFLTPDAFKSLMGLIGTNSQGVATSPFAEWVRKVSDVDLPPQEKLQLDNYIDELYHKLNEFAGEFLNNEGSGLYQLQSKINHSCIPNAQSSFPYSNDILVLKAVNDIQPGEEICISYLDDCQLERSRHSRQKTLKENYLFICKCPKCEEQLKDPDETSEDEDDDMDMEDEDDDEMS, encoded by the exons ATGATAGCTCGACGACCCTTTAAAACTGGAGAAACAATTTTCGAAGAAGAACCGTTTGTCTCCTGCCAATTCTCTTGGAACCAAACGTACGGCTACTTAGCATGCGATCATTGTATGCGCCCTCTTGAAACATCAGAGCGTAATGTACAGCGCCTAGCGAATGACCCATCAATCACACTACCACTCCCAGAATATTGTCCCACTCAACAATGGATGGAacagtttacccagtgtccacaATGTGGGATTCGCTACTGTTCAGAGGACTGCCGAATAGAAGCTAATAAAAAATACCACACGGTGGCATGTATGGGCAATCGGAGATACGATGAAACCCATCCAATAAATATACTTAACGAAAAGTGGAA AAAAATGCATTATCCACCTGAGACGGGAACTATAATGTTAATAGTTCGCATCCTAGCTATGTATAAGCAAAGTCGAGATAAGGAAGAATTCCTTGAAACCCTCAAACAATTTCAGAGTATTGTTGTGAATGAAGAATTAcaaattttccataaaatgCTCGGCACGAATTTCGAGAGTCAACTAAGTGATTTGTTTCAGACATTTTGCCATGCCTTCAGTTCGGAGGAGTTTGCAATG TTCCTGACACCTGACGCTTTCAAATCACTGATGGGTTTGATCGGCACAAATAGCCAAGGTGTTGCTACAAGTCCGTTTGCTGAGTGGGTTCGGAAGGTTTCCGATGTTGATCTACCGCCACAAGAAAAACTTCAGCTGGACAATTATATCGATGAGCTTTATCACAAATTAAACGAAT TTGCGGGCGAATTCTTAAACAATGAAGGGTCTGGTCTCTATCAACTTCAGAGTAAAATAAATCATAGTTGCATACCGAACGCCCAATCTagttttccatattccaacgaCATACTAGTTCTGAAAGCTGTGAATGATATTCAACCCGGTGAAGAGATTTGCATATCATACTTAGATGATTGCCAGCTGGAGAGGTCGCGGCATTCTAGGCAGAAA ACGTTGAAAGAGAATTACCTATTCATATGCAAGTGCCCCAAATGTGAAGAGCAATTGAAGGATCCTGACGAAACAAGTGAGGACGAAGATGATGATATGGATATGGAAGACGAAGACGACGATGAAATGAGTTAA
- the LOC119659024 gene encoding SET and MYND domain-containing protein 5 isoform X1, translating into MNGFEVLTLPGKGRSMIARRPFKTGETIFEEEPFVSCQFSWNQTYGYLACDHCMRPLETSERNVQRLANDPSITLPLPEYCPTQQWMEQFTQCPQCGIRYCSEDCRIEANKKYHTVACMGNRRYDETHPINILNEKWKKMHYPPETGTIMLIVRILAMYKQSRDKEEFLETLKQFQSIVVNEELQIFHKMLGTNFESQLSDLFQTFCHAFSSEEFAMFLTPDAFKSLMGLIGTNSQGVATSPFAEWVRKVSDVDLPPQEKLQLDNYIDELYHKLNEFAGEFLNNEGSGLYQLQSKINHSCIPNAQSSFPYSNDILVLKAVNDIQPGEEICISYLDDCQLERSRHSRQKTLKENYLFICKCPKCEEQLKDPDETSEDEDDDMDMEDEDDDEMS; encoded by the exons ATGAACGGTTTTGAGGTGTTGACACTCCCAGGCAAG GGGCGCTCTATGATAGCTCGACGACCCTTTAAAACTGGAGAAACAATTTTCGAAGAAGAACCGTTTGTCTCCTGCCAATTCTCTTGGAACCAAACGTACGGCTACTTAGCATGCGATCATTGTATGCGCCCTCTTGAAACATCAGAGCGTAATGTACAGCGCCTAGCGAATGACCCATCAATCACACTACCACTCCCAGAATATTGTCCCACTCAACAATGGATGGAacagtttacccagtgtccacaATGTGGGATTCGCTACTGTTCAGAGGACTGCCGAATAGAAGCTAATAAAAAATACCACACGGTGGCATGTATGGGCAATCGGAGATACGATGAAACCCATCCAATAAATATACTTAACGAAAAGTGGAA AAAAATGCATTATCCACCTGAGACGGGAACTATAATGTTAATAGTTCGCATCCTAGCTATGTATAAGCAAAGTCGAGATAAGGAAGAATTCCTTGAAACCCTCAAACAATTTCAGAGTATTGTTGTGAATGAAGAATTAcaaattttccataaaatgCTCGGCACGAATTTCGAGAGTCAACTAAGTGATTTGTTTCAGACATTTTGCCATGCCTTCAGTTCGGAGGAGTTTGCAATG TTCCTGACACCTGACGCTTTCAAATCACTGATGGGTTTGATCGGCACAAATAGCCAAGGTGTTGCTACAAGTCCGTTTGCTGAGTGGGTTCGGAAGGTTTCCGATGTTGATCTACCGCCACAAGAAAAACTTCAGCTGGACAATTATATCGATGAGCTTTATCACAAATTAAACGAAT TTGCGGGCGAATTCTTAAACAATGAAGGGTCTGGTCTCTATCAACTTCAGAGTAAAATAAATCATAGTTGCATACCGAACGCCCAATCTagttttccatattccaacgaCATACTAGTTCTGAAAGCTGTGAATGATATTCAACCCGGTGAAGAGATTTGCATATCATACTTAGATGATTGCCAGCTGGAGAGGTCGCGGCATTCTAGGCAGAAA ACGTTGAAAGAGAATTACCTATTCATATGCAAGTGCCCCAAATGTGAAGAGCAATTGAAGGATCCTGACGAAACAAGTGAGGACGAAGATGATGATATGGATATGGAAGACGAAGACGACGATGAAATGAGTTAA
- the LOC119659025 gene encoding solute carrier family 35 member F6, whose protein sequence is MDWSQFTPLILFLTGVSNVLLLKWADRMHSEGIDGVLRNFQHPFIQTGCLFFGQFLCFLMYEITFKLLRRRQDGSEERNILTIGNEDYSPRVFMVATICEVIASILLFTGLYLTTASSYMMLQCAVIIFVGIFSVTYLNQTLSCYQWIGILVLASGAGFITVNDYYLYKSNSVLTGDLLVLCSLVFHGIKYIQEEKYIKVLDIPPLRAIGWQGVFGLFILTVLYVPLNFLKAGPPFGNNAHGVVEDFLDAIAQMANNFLIVLAHCLFIASVAIHNYCGARITKDISSAARVRYNTLIAILVWSFACFFEWEMWDAWKFVILLLILCGGWIYRNCYFVPMYRQVLRVYARRRNGDNQADQITNQPADVI, encoded by the exons ATGGACTGGAGTCAATTTACGCCGCTGATTCTGTTCCTCACCGGAGTTTCCAATGTGTTGCTGCTGAA ATGGGCCGATCGAATGCACTCGGAAGGAATTGATGGCGTGTTGCGAAACTTCCAGCATCCGTTCATACAGACGGGCTGCTTGTTCTTCGGccaatttctttgttttttgatgTACGAAATAACATTCAAATTACTGCGTCGGAGACAG GATGGCTCCGAAGAAAGGAATATTCTTACAATTGGCAATGAAGATTACAGCCCACGAGTTTTTATGGTTGCTACAATTTGTGAAGTTATAGCTTCAATTCTCCTTTTCACTGGACTCTACCTTACGACAGCTTCTAGTTATATGATGTTACAAT GTGCTGTGATAATATTCGTTGGAATATTCAGTGTGACTTATTTAAATCAGACATTGAGTTGTTACCAATGGATCGGAATATTGGTACTAGCTTCCGGTGCCGGTTTTATAACGGTGAACGATTACTATTTATATAAATCAAATTCAGTTCTTACAGGCGATTTGTTAGTCTTGTGCTCATTAGTATTCCATGGAATAAAATATATCCAAGAGGAGAAGTATATTAAAGTGCTCGACATCCCGCCATTGCGAGCAATTGGTTGGCAAGGTGTTTTTGGGCTATTCATTTTAACTGTTTTATACGTTCCCTTGAACTTCCTAAAAGCCGGACCACCATTTGGCAACAATGCACATGGGGTCGTTGAAGATTTTCTTGACGCGATTGCCCAAATGGCCAATAATTTCCTTATTGTGTTGGCTCACTGTCTCTTCATAGCCTCGGTGGCGATTCACAATTACTGTGGAGCACGAATAACGAAAGACATTTCGAGCGCTGCACGGGTTCGTTATAATACTCTGATAGCTATACTGGTTTGGTCGTTTGCATGTTTCTTTGAATGGGAAATGTGGGATGCTTGGAAATTTGTGATCCTTTTGTTGATTTTATGTGGCGGTTGGATCTATCGGAATTGCTATTTTGTACCAATGTATCGGCAAGTTTTGAGAGTTTATGCAAGACGACGAAATGGAGACAACCAAGCAGACCAGATTACGAATCAACCGGCTGATGTAATTtag
- the LOC119660421 gene encoding transmembrane emp24 domain-containing protein eca, whose amino-acid sequence MLRINPIFLLFAISLIETSYGLYFHIGETERKCFIEEIPDETTVIVNYKVELHDPRSGGYMPSSPGIGMHVEVRDSEEKVILSRVYSAEGRISFTSHTPGEHTICMYSNSTAWFSGSQLRVHLDIQVGEHAIDYANVAQKEKLTELQLRIRQLLDQVEQITKEQNYQRYREERFRQTSESTNSRVLWWSLAQTVVLLTMGVWQMRHLKSFFEAKKLV is encoded by the exons atgCTTAGAATAAATCCGatctttctcctttttgcgaTTTCGCTGATTGAAACCAGCTATGGATTGTATTTTCACATTGGTGAAACAGAGCGTAAATGTTTCATCGAAGAAATTCCGGATGAGACTACAGTGATAG TCAACTACAAGGTGGAACTACACGATCCGAGATCCGGCGGGTACATGCCCTCCTCACCTGGAATAGGTATGCATGTCGAGGTCCGAGACTCGGAGGAGAAAGTGATTTTGTCGCGTGTGTACAGCGCCGAGGGTCGCATATCGTTTACCTCACATACACCCGGCGAACACACAATTTGCATGTACTCGAACAGCACAGCATGGTTTAGCGGGTCTCAGCTTCGCGTTCACTTAGACATCCAAGTAGGCGAACATGCTATTGACTATGCGAATGTCGCACAAAAGGAGAAACTCACGGAACTGCAACTTCGCATTCGTCAGCTTCTGGATCAGGTTGAGCAGATCACGAAGGAACAGAACTACCAGCGATACCGAGAGGAAAGATTCCGACAAACGAGCGAAAGTACGAATTCGAGAGTTTTGTGGTGGTCGCTTGCCCAGACTGTTGTCCTCCTTACGATGGGTGTTTGGCAAATGCGACATTTGAAGAGCTTCTTTGAGGCGAAGAAATTGGTGTAA